The Setaria viridis chromosome 9, Setaria_viridis_v4.0, whole genome shotgun sequence sequence GCTCATGAAAGTTAATTCGACTGGTAGGAGAAGTCGAGTTATACTCAGACTCACACCCCCCAGCCTCTGATTaagttagaaattgaaaatttgtcGAAATTGtcaacgagatcctccagagcttgaccctggagcttcatggtttgctacTTTTTTCTCCGACGTTGAcgcaatgtggtggtggaagtttccagcgccaTCTGCGAcgcaaacctaggagccgaagattAACATTGCGCGTGCTTCGAAcacgacgattggcttgatgatgacttgtgccatcgagttctctagtggattctcggtgagagcccctacctggcacaccagctatcggtgtttaaatccggcaacctaccaagccATCTGCGACGCAAACCTACGAGCCGAAGATTAACATTGCGCGTGCTTCGAAcacgacgattggcttgatgatgacttatGCCATCGAGTTCTctagtggattctcggcgagagcccctacctagcacaccagctatcggtgtttagatctggcaacctaccaagggggtgccCGATGTAGTGTTTTAGTTAATGGGCTGGTCGAGAtcaaaaacttgaaagtaaacgcagacacactatttagacaggttcgggccgctagattacATAATATCCTacatcttgtgtgttggttggattgaattgctttggaggggacCCCtgtctcgccttatattgcccgaggcagggttacaggtcggttgtttacaagaaaagtcggatacgactagaggagttctactcctATTGCTAcaagtacttttcctaatcctcgactagttattGTCTTGTCACGTAGACTACACCATCCTATGCCATAGTCTCCATATCAGATGCGTCCTAGTGTCTAGCCCTGTACTCAAATctgtccaaatcttctggtggacccattgatgtatgtacgacaggtCGTGTTAGTCCCCACAAACAACACAGCATGACGATGCCACTAACTCAACAAAACAAGGACGATGTTATACTTACTGGGACAGACACTGACAGCAACAGCTGACCCTTACAGGATAAGTCGCACACCCATGCAACTAGTTTTATTCTGCCACTCTATACATATACCTAGTATGACTCGAGAGAGTAGCAATCGACATCGGCACACATCAACCATACCGTCCTCGATCAGGACATGTACAGGCACAATCACACACTATGCTTAGGTGACATCAACAGCAACaacggccggcggccggtgcaATGGCTCCACGGCGACGCAGGCACACTGTCGTGAGCAAAGCAATCTTCTCCTTGCCCTCGCCGGCCGATCGACGACGGCAGTTCTTCATCAGGCATCGGACCAGGTGACGGGGACCTCGCCGATCTTGGTGTCGAGCCCCAGCGCCTCCCAGACGGCCTTGGACGTGTCGACGATGTTGTCCTTGCAGCCGTGCCGGGAGTCGCACTCGTCGACGACCCGTGCCACAACGGTGCGCCCGTTGTGCGCGTTCGTGATGCGGATCGCCTTGtggcaccgccgcccgccggcgtaCCACCTAGTCGAAAGCGCCGCGATCATCTCGCTGTTGTCGTGGTACCTGCCGTCGCACTCCGACGGGtccccgccgtcctggcccttCTCGAACCCGTTCACCGTCATCACCGCGCGCGTGCCGCCGTGCGGCGACACCGCCGGGGACGAGCAGCGGTGGTCCTTGTGGCGCAGCAGGCCCGGGGCGCCGTCGCGGCACGGGTCAGGCTCGTCGTGGTGGTGGCGCCGGGCCACGGCGAGCGACGATGCCTGCAGCAGCAGGACGAGCACGGCCAGGAACGCAAGCTTGGACGACAACGACCTCGCCATTGCTGCCCAAGTGTTGAGCTCCCGCTGTAGGACTTGGTGGCTTGCCGTGGGTAGTGCTTGAGGTGTGCGAGCCTCGGGCCGTTTAAATAGGCGCGCGCGGCAGGGGAAGGCGAGGGACACGACGATGCACTTGTGGCTCGTGCCAGTCGCGCGCATCTCTTGTTTGAGGATTGCGATACGAATCCTTATTTTTCCTAGCTAGATGAGCACGATGGTTTTGGAATGGATGGTGGCGCTCATGTTACAGCGGTAATACCCGAGGGGAAGAACTAACGTGCGACAAGGTTCCCGTCAATTGCGACAGATCGAGTTACGTGTACTTCCAAGTAAAAGAGAGGACACCGTCAGGAATTACTCAGTACTGCAGGAATGACCACGCCAGTATGCATGTATTATGTATTTTTCATTATCATGGGAAAACCCAGGGCATTTTGTTTGGTTAATTTCATCGGGTTAGGGTGAGAATAAGTTTCAAAGTCATTAGTATAAGAGGGCCAACTCAGCTTAGCATAGCACGACTGGTTAATTTTCTTATGATGGAACCGTGCGTATTCGAGTCCTCAACTCGGTATGTTTGCTGCTCTGTCAGGTTCTTACTGGGCATGCACATGATGTTAACCTCTGTAATACTGGTGTCAAGCGCATCGCTACCTTCATTGGTACTCACTATTTTTTTAGAGTTGCCCactatattaaaaagaagaataagCCAATCAGTTGGATTGGAATCTCAACCCACGCCTTACCACAACGCACTACTCAAACTTAACTCAACTACACAACATcagccggttggattgggacatcaactaGGTCTCTCTCAACTCTGCCCGATTGGATTGAGACATCGATACGAGCCTCAGCGAAAACTCCGTCCGGTCGAATTGGGACATTACCCGAGCCTCCACGAACTCTGCCCGGTCGGATTGGGATGTCGACACGAGCCACCACACAACCAACGCCACAGACTGagtcctctttttttttaagaaaggaaaagaaagaaaaacaccctTTCGGAAGCAGCCATCGCCGAAACAAGCCTCCTTGCCGAAATTGCCTGACATCGCCTTGAAGAAGGTCATGATGCCAAAAACATCGTCGATGCCAGCCCAAACTGGGTTGGGTTTTCACCCACCTTATCCGACAGGGAAGACCGGCACCCTTGTCGTTGGCCCTAGACGTGAGCCAAAGGTCCGCGCCAGAGATGCCCGACGTCGCCTTCAAAAAGGACATGACCGCCTTCAAGAAGGACATGACGCTTGTGGCGCCATTGACGCCATCCGAAGGAGGGATGGGTTTTCACCCGCATCGTCACCGTGGTGTAAAGAGATGGCCGGTACCACTAGCCCCACCACCATGGTGCTACTAGTGAGCCTCTGCACGGCCTCAGCCAACAACGCCACCACGACGATGATGGCATACGCCCGAGCAAACCGTTGTCGACCACGCCATCGCAGCGCCACCGACACACCGGCTGCACAGATCGAACAGATGCCGACACCTTGGAGCCCACCCGCTGCACCAGATCGAACATACGCCCGCACCTTGGAGCCAGCCCACTACCAAGGCAGGCCGTGACGCTGATGGAGTGCCTGGCCGCCGCAGGGCCCAGACTCAGCGCGCCATGGAGCCGTTgggtgacgccgccgccggaccacacCAAGCGCCGGACGCGGGCGCCACCGCAGTCGATCAACGCGCTACAGCCGCATGCTCCACCGTAGTCAGGTACCCGCTGCTGCTAGAAAGGCAGCCGCCGCGTACCGGCCACGGATGCCGTCGCAGCTAAGAAAAACGGCCGCCGCAGCTGAGCCACACCTCGCGTGGGCCATGGACACCACAGTAGCCACGTTGCGCCGCACGCCAGCCGTGGTCGCCGTCCTTGCCAGGCACCGTCGCGCGCTGGTGCCGGCCACTGGCGCCGCCGTCGATAGGCtccaccgccattgccgcaAGAAACAGCCACCGCCGCATGTCCCCGACATGCCGAGGCTTCGGGGTAGCAGATCCGGCGGCTGGGGGTGCGGATCCAGCCATTCACTGGGCGGATTTGGTCGTGGCCGAGCCAACCGCCGCCACCATGGACGAggccaaccaccaaagagagtgcgagaggaggaaaggagaggaggagggtggtggagccCCGCTGCCGCCTTCCTTGCGGCCGCGTGGGCTTCCGGTGGCCGCTCGGGCGACGGTGAGAGGGGGAGCGACGCTGGAGGGTGGCGGCACCGGGCACTAGGGTTCTGCCCGTGTCgcccgaggaggagcgacgTGGGCATTCACTATTAGTGCTCACTGTATGCTGTATGCACTATTTATTCCATATACGCAGTAATGACGTGGCATACAGTACGCTAATGCAGGGCAATGAGCCCAAGACCTGTATCCTCTACATACACAGCATGTGCCAAGTGACACCAGATAGAGCAGACACAACCCGATCACAGGCTCTCACTCCTCAGACCATGTGATGTCCACCATGCCGAGGCTCTGGTCGAGCCCCAGGGCGTCCCAGACCGCCGGCGAGGCGTCGACGATGTTGTTGTCGCAGGGCGGCTCGAAGTTGTGCTCGTCGTCGCAGCCGTGGACGGAGTCGCACTCGTCCACCACCTTGGCGTACACGGAGTTTCCGTTGGCGGAGATCTTGATGCGGTGCCCGCAGCGCGCCATGTTGCTGAACCACCCCGTGGAGAGCGCCACCACCTTCTCCTCGTCGCTGTGGTACGCGTTGTCGCACTCCgacgggccgccgccgtccttgccTTTCTCGAAGCTGTTGAGCGTCAGCACGGCCTTGGTGCTCGccgtcaccggcggcgagcACCGGTACTGCGGGTACTTCTTGCCGTCCTCGCAGCAGTCCGGGTCGTTGCTCTTTTCGCAGTTGCCGGACCGGCCGGGGAGGTAGCCGCTGGCGCGGCAcacgccgaggccgccgccggggcggaGGGAGAACGCCAAGTGGGTGGCGGAGAGAGCAACCAGGAGGAAGATCACCATTGAGGCTACAGCTCTGGCAGTGGTGGCCATTTTCTCTTTCCTAGACAAAGGCTCTGTTCTTGCTCTGCCGTAGCTCTGGGCGGTTTTGTCTGATGGTTCGAGTAACTAGCCGAGCATGGGATTATATAGTGGTCTTTCGACTTTCCACATGCATGTGAACCTGCGCAGATGCACGTGCCGTGCCGAATGGTTTGATGAACGGATTGCCCAAGAAGGCGAAATCCGGTCGCTCGGCTGGTGCGTTCAGGCTATAGGCGAACTAGACTTCTGCCGTGCCGTATCAAATGGTTCTGGATTCTTCAACCGATGTGAACATGAGAAGAGGATTTGATCTGTTTGATCCATTTGATTTCTTCCAGCATCAATGAGTTGTTGATTTGTCGTGGCTGCAATGTTAGCCAAATGATCCTAtaagaagaaataaaatattttgcTCCCAGATCAAGGGTTATGAACAAAAATAGAATGACCAAGCTAGCTTCAATCTTGCAAACGACGAGCGTGAAATAAGGAAACAAATCCACCATTGCACGCCGGAAGGATGATGTGCGTCAGGCTAGATCCGGAAGGCAGCGCAGGAAGGGGGAGCGGACCGAAAATCAAAAGACCTCGGTACTGCGATGTTTGGTCGGCGTCCCAGGTTTTTTAGCGGTAGAGGTAGAGCCTCGTATCGACCTCTCCGTTCGAGAATCCACACAAGACATTGTCTCCAATCTCACTCGCTAATCCAACAAAAAAGCACACGGGGGGCAACACGAACGTGTCCTCGTGCACCCCTTGCAGCCTATATATAAAAACACGTCCACCTCGAACCAATGGGCCAGTGCACCTCGCCAAGAAGCTCAAGCGAGCACCCACCTCGAGCGTGACAATGGCGGACGCGAAGAATATGGTGGTGCTCTCGCGGTCCTTGCTCTGCTCCAGGTCTCCTGCGACGCTGCCCGGTGGTACGGTAAGCCGGGCCCgtgcgccgacgccgacgccgccgcggccgactcCGTCGACGACCTGCctttgggggtgggggtggggggggggggggggggacccgggcggccaccacggcggcggcacccCGGCCGTGATGACGGTGAACGGGTTCAGGCgcggcgagagcggcggcgggccgtcGGCGTGCGACGGCCACTTCCACAGCGACGGCGAGCTGATCGTGGCGCTGTCCACGGAGTGGTTCGCGCGCGGGCGCCGGTTCCACAGGAGGATCCGCATCACGAGCGCGCGCCACGGGCGCACCGTGGAGGCGCGGGTCGTGGACGAGTGCGACTCCCGCCGCGGGTGCCGCCACAACATCGTCGactcgtcgccggcggtgtgGAGGGCGCTCGGGCTCGACACCGACGTCGGCGAGGTGCCCGTCACGTGGTCCGACCCCTGAGCTAAGCTAGCCCGTGTTCGAGATGACTGGCCGCGCGCCAGCGGAGTCGGCGTTCGTTCGAGTGATATGCAACTGTTTGAGTTGCTCGTGCTTGGCCGGCAGCTCTAGTTCTTCTACGTCGAGTAGTTTGCTACCCTCTCTGGCCCTCCGCCTGACGGTGTGGAGCGCGTTTTCTAGAGGAGCAGAATAAATT is a genomic window containing:
- the LOC117835333 gene encoding uncharacterized protein translates to MATTARAVASMVIFLLVALSATHLAFSLRPGGGLGVCRASGYLPGRSGNCEKSNDPDCCEDGKKYPQYRCSPPVTASTKAVLTLNSFEKGKDGGGPSECDNAYHSDEEKVVALSTGWFSNMARCGHRIKISANGNSVYAKVVDECDSVHGCDDEHNFEPPCDNNIVDASPAVWDALGLDQSLGMVDITWSEDALIDCGGARVRRLVWSGGGVTQRLHGALSLGPAAARHSISVTACLGSGLAPRCGRMFDLVQRVGSKVSASVRSVQPMRATGTSHKCIVVSLAFPCRARLFKRPEARTPQALPTASHQVLQRELNTWAAMARSLSSKLAFLAVLVLLLQASSLAVARRHHHDEPDPCRDGAPGLLRHKDHRCSSPAVSPHGGTRAVMTVNGFEKGQDGGDPSECDGRYHDNSEMIAALSTRWYAGGRRCHKAIRITNAHNGRTVVARVVDECDSRHGCKDNIVDTSKAVWEALGLDTKIGEVPVTWSDA
- the LOC117835334 gene encoding putative ripening-related protein 7 yields the protein MADAKNMVVLSRSLLCSRSPATLPGGTVSRARAPTPTPPRPTPSTTCLWGWGWGGGGGDPGGHHGGGTPAVMTVNGFRRGESGGGPSACDGHFHSDGELIVALSTEWFARGRRFHRRIRITSARHGRTVEARVVDECDSRRGCRHNIVDSSPAVWRALGLDTDVGEVPVTWSDP